A genome region from Variovorax paradoxus includes the following:
- a CDS encoding UvrD-helicase domain-containing protein — translation MLFNDPAADAPLPNPSDMPLLHNLNAEQLAAVTLPEGNALILAGAGSGKTRVLTTRIAWLLQTGQVSAGGILAVTFTNKAAKEMMTRLTAMLPVNVRGMWIGTFHGLCNRLLRAHWKLANLPSTFQILDTQDQLSAIKRLMKQFNVDDERFPAKQTQWFIAGAKEDGLRPDAVEVRNEDDRKKVELYRLYEEQCQREGVVDFGELMLRSYELLRDNDPVREHYQRRFRHILIDEFQDTNRLQYAWIKMLAGNTVAGQFEPGRNSVIAVGDDDQSIYAFRGARVGNMSDFVREFDVRHQIKLEQNYRSYSNILDSANELISHNKKRLGKNLRTDQGPGEPVRVYESPTDLAEAQWMVEEMRQLVRDGFERKEMAVLYRSNAQSRVIETALFNASVPYRVYGGLRFFERAEIKHALAYLRLLENKDDDTSFLRVVNFPPRGIGARTLETLQDAARAANRSLHDAVSVVGGKSGANLTGFVAKIDVLREQTQGVSLREIIELVLDHSGLVEHYKADREGADRIENLDELVNAAESFVTQEGFGRDAVALPVDELRQSPASQGIDLTRPVIDEPLAPDAETGETLSPLAAFLTHAALESGDNQAQAGQDAVQLMTVHAAKGLEFDCVFITGMEEGLFPHENSMSDFESLEEERRLMYVAITRARKRLYLSHSQTRMLHGQTRYNVKSRFFDELPEGALKWLTPKNQGFTPSAFGYGGGYGSTRGGAGGYGGGYGGGQGSGYGSSRDKDTFASPPVPPQKTAPSHGLRSGMQVFHNKFGEGTVTALEGTGDDARAQVKFARHGVKWLALSVAKLTPI, via the coding sequence ATGTTGTTTAACGATCCTGCGGCCGACGCCCCTCTCCCGAATCCTTCGGACATGCCGCTGCTCCATAACCTGAACGCGGAACAACTCGCCGCGGTCACGTTGCCGGAAGGCAACGCATTGATCCTCGCCGGTGCCGGCTCCGGCAAGACCCGCGTGCTCACCACCCGCATCGCATGGCTGCTGCAAACCGGCCAGGTCTCCGCCGGCGGCATTCTGGCGGTGACCTTCACCAACAAGGCCGCGAAGGAGATGATGACGCGGCTGACGGCGATGCTGCCGGTCAACGTGCGCGGCATGTGGATCGGCACTTTCCACGGCCTGTGCAACCGCCTGTTGCGCGCCCACTGGAAGCTGGCCAACCTGCCGTCCACTTTCCAGATCCTCGACACGCAGGACCAGCTCTCGGCCATCAAGCGCCTGATGAAGCAGTTCAACGTCGATGACGAGCGCTTTCCCGCCAAGCAGACGCAGTGGTTCATTGCCGGCGCCAAGGAAGACGGCCTGCGCCCCGACGCCGTCGAGGTGCGCAACGAGGACGACCGCAAGAAGGTCGAGCTCTACCGCCTTTACGAAGAGCAATGCCAGCGCGAAGGCGTGGTCGACTTCGGCGAGCTGATGCTGCGCAGCTACGAACTGCTGCGCGACAACGACCCGGTGCGCGAGCACTACCAGCGGCGCTTCCGCCACATCCTGATCGACGAGTTCCAGGACACCAACCGCCTGCAGTACGCGTGGATCAAGATGCTCGCGGGCAACACCGTCGCAGGCCAGTTCGAGCCGGGCCGCAACAGCGTGATCGCCGTGGGCGACGACGACCAGAGCATCTATGCGTTCCGTGGCGCGCGCGTGGGCAACATGAGCGACTTCGTGCGCGAGTTCGACGTGCGCCACCAGATCAAACTCGAGCAGAACTACCGCAGCTACAGCAACATCCTCGACTCGGCCAACGAGCTCATCAGCCACAACAAGAAACGCCTCGGCAAGAACCTGCGCACCGACCAGGGCCCCGGCGAGCCGGTGCGCGTGTACGAGTCGCCCACCGACCTGGCCGAGGCGCAGTGGATGGTCGAGGAAATGCGCCAGCTCGTGCGCGACGGCTTCGAGCGCAAGGAAATGGCGGTGCTCTATCGCAGCAACGCGCAGAGCCGGGTGATTGAAACGGCACTGTTCAATGCGTCGGTGCCGTACCGCGTGTACGGCGGGCTGCGCTTCTTCGAGCGCGCCGAAATCAAGCACGCGCTGGCCTACCTTCGCCTGCTGGAGAACAAGGACGACGACACCAGCTTCCTGCGCGTCGTCAACTTCCCACCGCGCGGCATCGGCGCGCGCACGCTCGAAACCCTGCAGGATGCCGCGCGCGCGGCCAACCGGTCGCTGCACGACGCGGTGAGCGTGGTCGGCGGCAAGTCGGGCGCCAACCTCACGGGCTTCGTCGCCAAGATCGACGTGCTGCGCGAGCAGACGCAGGGCGTGAGCCTGCGCGAGATCATCGAGCTGGTGCTCGACCACAGCGGCCTCGTGGAACACTACAAGGCCGACCGTGAAGGTGCCGACCGCATCGAGAACCTGGACGAACTGGTGAACGCGGCCGAAAGCTTCGTCACGCAGGAAGGCTTCGGCCGTGACGCGGTGGCGCTGCCGGTCGACGAACTGCGCCAGTCGCCTGCGAGCCAGGGCATCGATCTGACCCGCCCCGTGATCGACGAGCCGCTCGCGCCCGACGCCGAGACCGGCGAAACCTTGAGCCCGCTGGCCGCCTTCCTGACGCACGCCGCACTCGAGTCGGGCGACAACCAGGCGCAGGCCGGGCAGGACGCGGTCCAGCTCATGACGGTGCACGCCGCCAAGGGCCTGGAATTCGATTGCGTGTTCATCACCGGCATGGAAGAGGGCCTGTTCCCGCACGAGAACTCGATGAGCGACTTCGAGAGCCTCGAGGAAGAACGACGCCTGATGTACGTGGCGATCACGCGTGCCCGCAAGCGCCTGTACCTGAGCCACTCGCAGACGCGCATGCTGCACGGTCAGACCCGCTACAACGTCAAGAGCCGCTTCTTCGACGAACTCCCCGAAGGCGCGCTGAAATGGCTCACGCCCAAGAACCAGGGCTTCACGCCCTCGGCTTTCGGCTATGGCGGCGGCTACGGCAGCACACGCGGCGGGGCAGGGGGCTACGGCGGCGGGTACGGAGGTGGCCAGGGCTCAGGCTACGGAAGCAGCCGTGACAAGGACACCTTCGCGAGTCCTCCGGTGCCGCCGCAGAAGACGGCGCCGTCGCACGGATTGCGTTCTGGCATGCAGGTGTTCCACAACAAGTTCGGCGAGGGCACTGTCACCGCGCTGGAAGGCACGGGCGACGATGCACGCGCGCAGGTCAAGTTCGCGCGCCACGGCGTGAAGTGGCTGGCGCTTTCGGTGGCCAAGCTCACGCCGATCTGA
- a CDS encoding GMP reductase — MQIFDYDNILLLPRKCRVESRSECDTSVTLGERSFRLPVVPANMKTVVDESICLWLAQNGYFYVMHRFDLDNVQFVKDMQGKGVFASISLGVKKPDYDTVDQLVAQGLVPEYVTIDIAHGHADSVKNMIGYLKQKLPKTFVIAGNVGTPEAVIDLENWGADATKVGIGPGKVCITKLKTGFGTGGWQLSALKWCARVATKPIIADGGIRDHGDIAKSVRFGASMVMIGSLFAGHEESPGKTVEVDGVLFKEYYGSASDFNKGEYKHVEGKRILEPVKGKLADTLVEMEQDVQSSISYAGGRTLMDIRKVNYVTLGGDNAGEHLLM, encoded by the coding sequence ATGCAAATCTTCGACTACGACAACATCCTTCTGCTGCCGCGCAAGTGCCGCGTGGAGAGCCGCTCCGAGTGCGACACCAGTGTGACGCTGGGCGAGCGCAGCTTCCGCCTGCCGGTCGTGCCCGCCAACATGAAGACGGTGGTCGACGAATCGATCTGCCTGTGGCTCGCGCAGAACGGCTACTTCTACGTGATGCATCGCTTCGACCTGGACAACGTGCAGTTCGTGAAGGACATGCAGGGCAAGGGCGTGTTCGCATCGATCTCGCTCGGTGTGAAGAAGCCCGACTACGACACCGTCGATCAACTGGTGGCGCAGGGCCTGGTGCCCGAGTACGTGACCATCGACATCGCGCACGGTCACGCCGACAGCGTGAAGAACATGATCGGCTACCTCAAGCAGAAGCTGCCGAAGACCTTCGTGATTGCCGGCAACGTCGGCACGCCCGAAGCGGTGATCGACCTCGAGAACTGGGGCGCTGACGCGACGAAGGTCGGCATCGGCCCGGGCAAGGTCTGCATCACCAAGCTCAAGACCGGCTTCGGCACCGGCGGGTGGCAGCTCAGCGCGCTCAAGTGGTGCGCCCGAGTGGCGACCAAGCCGATCATTGCGGACGGCGGTATCCGCGACCATGGCGACATTGCCAAGAGCGTGCGCTTCGGCGCGTCGATGGTCATGATCGGCTCGCTGTTCGCGGGGCACGAAGAGTCGCCGGGCAAGACGGTCGAGGTCGACGGTGTGCTCTTCAAGGAGTACTACGGCTCGGCCAGCGACTTCAACAAGGGTGAGTACAAGCATGTCGAGGGCAAGCGCATCCTCGAGCCCGTCAAGGGCAAGCTGGCAGACACGCTGGTCGAGATGGAGCAGGACGTCCAGAGCTCGATCAGCTATGCGGGCGGCCGCACGCTGATGGACATCCGCAAGGTCAACTACGTGACCCTGGGCGGCGACAACGCCGGCGAGCACCTGTTGATGTAG
- a CDS encoding DUF2339 domain-containing protein encodes MLVKLGVLILFLGLAFLLRYTAERVTVPIELRYAAVALVGAGLLVLGWLLRHKRAGYALILQGAGIGVFYLTTLAAMKLSGLLPASAGFAFLFGVAVLSAALAVLQNAPVLAIVAALEGFAAPVLASTGSNQPVGLFTYLLVLDVGIVLIAWFKAWRVLNLIGFVGTFTLAAGWAHKYYTDDQFGTIEPFLVVFFLLFTAIGLLFARRTLFDAPVQPAQPLATRALDTLRRAGRVDSSLVFGTPMVAFGMQVLLMRPWEYGAAFSAMALSAFYLVLGRMVFSTQPKGLALLAEAYAIVGVIFGTLAIPLGLEGQWTGAAWAVEAAGMYWLGARQGRVYARAFAFVVFAGAVVKLLEATRIDAAAGHPLLDGSVIGPVLVAVSAFAMWAIHRRARLDVGDNAEALAGNALPWLGMAALTLLLWQWFTPPWAAAATAVLASVTFAVAIRLALQPLTSVSFGMQALAVASFIATLHRTGQVVDAKVLQSGWQGAAVACLIALSVLASAGWSMRQAHRAALARGVQPVWSVGNVVGVIAGVSLLHLAMLFQVSLAQAALLWPLTATVVLWVALRMAHFPLAALAGVLQALAAVAFGIGAADFVDTARPAFAHLGFWTPVVLGLTALLAGDWLRDEARPRPSEPAGTARTRWANAWCAIPAVLWAPVVWGLGWWLFGMLDESVRVLNRHGLASHIPAATMAVVLVTSVLAAIVAHRRDWPQLGKSTLATLPAFGLIAAYGVAGGPTPFYVPSSALGWLAWPLALAWHLRLLRAQRRWLDASALTPFHVAGFWLFLLLAARECQWQLGRVGGEWSSWQLLGWAIVPALVLWALRSRALLQRWPLTAFRSAYLEFAATPVAAYLLAWVWVTNAASPGDASPLPYVPLLNPLELAQWLVLFALVLWWRALPVGSFARVQPMAAKGAAGVTGLALLTGMVLRSSHHYAGVDWNFDALYASWLTQAALSITWAICGVVAMVLGHSRRVRTLWVAGAALLGVVVLKLFFVELADRGGLFRIVSFIAVGALLLLVGYFAPVPPKKDDAAAPKTPTEGGAA; translated from the coding sequence ATGCTGGTCAAGCTGGGCGTGCTGATCCTGTTCCTCGGGCTCGCGTTCCTGCTGCGCTACACGGCCGAACGCGTCACGGTGCCGATCGAACTGCGCTACGCGGCCGTCGCACTGGTCGGCGCGGGCCTGCTGGTGCTGGGCTGGCTGCTGCGCCACAAGCGCGCCGGCTATGCGCTGATCCTGCAGGGCGCGGGCATCGGCGTGTTCTACCTGACGACGCTCGCGGCCATGAAGCTCAGCGGGCTGCTGCCGGCCAGCGCGGGCTTCGCCTTCCTGTTCGGCGTGGCCGTGCTCAGCGCGGCACTGGCCGTGCTGCAGAACGCGCCGGTGCTGGCCATCGTGGCCGCCCTCGAAGGCTTCGCGGCACCGGTGCTGGCGTCGACCGGCTCGAACCAGCCGGTGGGTTTGTTCACCTATCTGCTGGTGCTCGACGTGGGCATCGTGCTGATCGCCTGGTTCAAGGCATGGCGCGTGCTCAACCTGATCGGCTTCGTCGGCACCTTCACGCTGGCGGCCGGCTGGGCGCACAAGTACTACACCGACGACCAGTTCGGCACCATCGAGCCCTTCCTCGTCGTCTTCTTCCTGCTGTTCACCGCCATCGGCCTGCTGTTCGCGCGGCGCACGCTGTTCGATGCGCCGGTGCAGCCCGCGCAGCCGCTTGCCACGCGCGCGCTCGACACGCTGCGCCGCGCCGGCCGCGTCGACAGCTCGCTGGTGTTCGGCACGCCCATGGTCGCCTTCGGCATGCAGGTGCTGCTGATGCGCCCGTGGGAGTACGGCGCCGCCTTCTCGGCGATGGCGCTCTCGGCCTTCTACCTGGTGCTGGGCCGGATGGTGTTCTCCACGCAGCCGAAGGGGCTGGCGTTGCTCGCGGAGGCCTATGCCATCGTCGGCGTGATCTTCGGGACGCTGGCGATTCCGCTCGGCCTCGAAGGTCAGTGGACCGGTGCGGCCTGGGCGGTCGAGGCGGCCGGCATGTACTGGCTCGGCGCGCGGCAAGGGCGCGTGTATGCGCGCGCCTTCGCCTTCGTGGTCTTCGCGGGCGCGGTGGTCAAGCTGCTCGAGGCCACGCGGATCGACGCGGCCGCGGGCCATCCGTTGCTCGACGGTTCCGTCATCGGTCCGGTGCTGGTGGCGGTCAGCGCCTTCGCGATGTGGGCGATCCATCGACGCGCCAGGCTGGACGTGGGCGACAACGCCGAGGCGCTGGCCGGCAATGCCTTGCCGTGGCTCGGCATGGCCGCGCTCACGTTGCTGCTGTGGCAATGGTTCACGCCGCCGTGGGCTGCGGCCGCCACGGCCGTGCTGGCTTCGGTGACTTTCGCGGTGGCGATCCGGCTGGCGCTGCAGCCGCTGACCTCCGTGAGCTTCGGCATGCAGGCGCTGGCGGTGGCGAGCTTCATTGCCACCCTGCACCGCACCGGCCAGGTGGTCGACGCCAAGGTGCTGCAGAGCGGATGGCAGGGCGCTGCGGTGGCCTGCCTGATCGCGCTCAGCGTGCTCGCCAGCGCCGGCTGGTCCATGCGGCAGGCGCACCGTGCGGCATTGGCGCGCGGCGTGCAGCCGGTGTGGTCGGTCGGCAATGTCGTCGGCGTGATCGCAGGCGTGAGCCTGCTGCACCTGGCGATGCTGTTCCAGGTGAGCCTGGCGCAGGCCGCATTGCTGTGGCCGTTGACGGCCACCGTCGTGCTGTGGGTGGCGCTGCGCATGGCGCACTTCCCGCTCGCGGCATTGGCGGGTGTGCTGCAGGCCCTGGCTGCCGTCGCGTTCGGCATCGGCGCAGCGGACTTCGTCGACACGGCGCGGCCGGCGTTTGCCCATCTCGGCTTCTGGACACCGGTGGTACTCGGCCTGACCGCGCTGCTTGCGGGCGATTGGCTGCGCGACGAGGCGCGTCCGCGCCCGAGCGAGCCGGCCGGCACCGCCCGCACGCGCTGGGCCAATGCATGGTGCGCGATTCCGGCGGTGCTGTGGGCGCCAGTGGTCTGGGGGCTCGGCTGGTGGCTGTTCGGGATGCTCGACGAAAGCGTTCGAGTCCTCAATCGCCACGGCCTTGCAAGCCACATTCCTGCCGCCACGATGGCGGTGGTGCTCGTCACCTCGGTGCTCGCGGCCATCGTGGCGCACCGGCGCGACTGGCCGCAGTTGGGCAAGTCGACGCTTGCCACGCTGCCGGCTTTCGGCCTGATCGCTGCGTACGGCGTCGCGGGCGGTCCCACGCCGTTCTACGTGCCGTCGAGCGCGCTGGGCTGGCTCGCCTGGCCGCTGGCTCTGGCTTGGCACCTGCGCCTGCTTCGCGCGCAAAGGCGCTGGCTCGATGCGTCGGCGCTCACGCCGTTCCATGTCGCGGGCTTCTGGCTGTTCCTGCTGCTGGCTGCGCGCGAATGCCAGTGGCAGCTCGGCCGCGTCGGCGGCGAGTGGTCGAGCTGGCAACTGCTGGGCTGGGCCATCGTGCCGGCGCTGGTGCTCTGGGCACTGCGCTCTCGCGCGCTGCTGCAGCGCTGGCCGCTTACCGCGTTCCGCAGCGCCTACCTGGAGTTCGCCGCCACGCCGGTGGCGGCCTACCTGCTGGCCTGGGTGTGGGTGACCAATGCGGCCAGCCCGGGCGACGCGTCGCCGCTGCCCTATGTGCCGCTGCTGAACCCGCTCGAGCTGGCGCAATGGCTGGTGCTGTTCGCACTGGTGCTCTGGTGGCGTGCGCTGCCCGTCGGCTCGTTCGCGCGCGTCCAGCCGATGGCCGCGAAGGGCGCGGCCGGCGTCACGGGGCTGGCGCTGCTGACCGGCATGGTGCTGCGCAGCAGCCATCACTACGCGGGCGTCGATTGGAACTTCGATGCCCTCTACGCCTCATGGCTCACGCAGGCGGCGCTGTCGATCACCTGGGCAATCTGCGGCGTGGTCGCGATGGTGCTGGGCCATTCGCGCCGCGTGCGCACGCTCTGGGTGGCGGGTGCCGCGCTGCTCGGCGTGGTGGTGCTGAAGCTGTTCTTCGTCGAACTGGCGGACCGCGGCGGCCTGTTCCGCATCGTGTCGTTCATTGCAGTGGGCGCCTTGCTGTTGCTGGTGGGTTACTTCGCGCCGGTACCGCCGAAGAAGGACGATGCGGCGGCGCCGAAGACGCCCACGGAAGGCGGTGCCGCATGA
- a CDS encoding alpha/beta hydrolase — MVSYEPAWLEGMYNNLARVKDHPAYFQRWARDSAAARDALPARIDIPYGNGTNETLDVFPAPVPNAPVLVFIHGGYWRAMDKKDHSFISPAFNDRGVCVVQPNYALCPGTADQPVTVPGIVMQMVRALEWTWRHVAAFGGDPSRITVAGHSAGGHMAAALLSCDWKAVAPDLPGHLVRNALSISGLYDLRPLQHTPFLANTLKLTDDDVLRASPALWPAPKRGQLYAVAGGSESEEFIRHNAMIRAAWGRNTVPVCEVLPGLNHFDVVDALADPAHALHRHAVQLLEA, encoded by the coding sequence ATGGTCTCGTACGAACCCGCCTGGCTGGAAGGCATGTACAACAACCTCGCGCGGGTGAAGGATCATCCTGCGTACTTCCAGCGCTGGGCTCGCGATTCCGCGGCAGCACGCGATGCCCTGCCGGCCCGCATCGACATTCCATACGGCAATGGCACGAATGAAACGCTCGACGTCTTTCCCGCGCCCGTGCCGAACGCGCCGGTGCTCGTGTTCATCCACGGCGGCTACTGGCGCGCGATGGACAAGAAGGACCACTCGTTCATTTCACCCGCGTTCAACGACCGAGGTGTCTGCGTGGTGCAACCCAACTACGCGCTGTGCCCCGGTACGGCAGACCAGCCGGTCACCGTTCCCGGCATCGTGATGCAGATGGTGCGCGCGCTCGAGTGGACGTGGCGCCACGTCGCGGCCTTCGGCGGCGACCCCTCGCGCATCACCGTCGCGGGCCACTCGGCAGGCGGCCACATGGCCGCGGCGCTGCTCTCGTGCGACTGGAAGGCGGTCGCGCCGGACCTGCCCGGGCATCTCGTGCGCAACGCACTGTCGATTTCGGGGCTCTACGACCTGCGCCCGCTGCAGCACACGCCGTTCCTGGCGAACACGCTCAAGCTGACCGATGACGACGTGCTGCGCGCCAGTCCGGCGCTGTGGCCTGCGCCGAAGCGCGGCCAGCTCTATGCTGTTGCCGGCGGCAGCGAGAGCGAGGAGTTCATCCGCCACAACGCGATGATCCGCGCGGCCTGGGGTCGCAATACCGTGCCGGTGTGCGAGGTGCTGCCGGGGCTCAACCACTTCGACGTGGTCGATGCGCTGGCCGATCCGGCCCATGCATTGCACCGCCACGCGGTGCAATTGCTGGAAGCCTGA